The following are from one region of the Streptomyces rubrogriseus genome:
- a CDS encoding globin gives MDGVNEIRRGTLQEQTFYEQVGGEETFRRLVHRFYEGVAEDPILRPMYPEEDLGPAEDRFALFLMQYWGGPTTYSDNRGHPRLRMRHAPFVVDRAAHDAWLKHMRVALDELGLSEEHEQTLWKYLTYAAASMINTPG, from the coding sequence ATGGACGGCGTGAATGAGATTCGGCGCGGCACGCTTCAGGAGCAGACCTTCTACGAGCAGGTCGGTGGGGAGGAGACCTTCCGCCGACTCGTCCACCGCTTCTACGAGGGGGTCGCCGAGGACCCGATCCTGCGGCCGATGTACCCCGAGGAGGACCTGGGTCCGGCCGAGGACCGCTTCGCGCTGTTCCTCATGCAGTACTGGGGCGGTCCCACGACGTACAGCGACAACCGCGGCCACCCGCGGCTGCGGATGCGGCACGCCCCCTTCGTCGTCGACCGGGCCGCGCACGACGCCTGGCTGAAGCACATGCGGGTCGCGCTCGACGAGCTGGGCCTGTCCGAGGAGCACGAGCAGACGCTGTGGAAGTACCTGACGTACGCGGCGGCCTCGATGATCAACACCCCGGGCTGA
- a CDS encoding FHA domain-containing protein: MPTCPNGHQSGSDDWCEVCGHRMAGAVPPPPPPPPPGGGYGFPPPAGPGGPGGPGGGPGGGPGGPGGEPQLCPQCRTPREGGAPFCEECRWNFLTNTATSYTPAAPRPPASGGPAPHFGQPPAGPSYGGGDSYDYQGSRPSQVNRPAEPIPPGPPPFGSDPSGRGGPGGPGGPAGGQAGDRGGPFGPGGPDRPGGAGGPGAPGGPGGPGGFGGPDGPSRPGGFGGPGNPDGPGGAGGPNGGGGFGGPGGPGGPGGPNGPGGPGGPNGPGGPNGPGGPGGPGGFGGPGGPNGPGSPNGPGGPNSPGGPGGFNGPGGPGGPGGPNSPGGPGGFNGPGGPGGPGGPNGPSGPPAPPGFGSDPSRPVPPPPGPVAPPPGGAGAPGGPGGPGGAPQGYQAGPPAPPAFPQEANRPQQGGPSFGGDDWVLSPPTSGAPGGPGQGPGQAQGGGYGYPQPGATQAPPPGQGFPQQPQRPQQPTTWSATIGPDREYFMAMMQRSGPEAAGLNLPAYSPEQQRTLTGNQITIGRRRHSTGDTPDIDLAVPPEDPGVSHQHAVLVQQPDGSWAVVDQNSTNGTTVNGGEEPIQPFVPVPLQDGDRVHVGAWTTITVRRG, translated from the coding sequence ATGCCGACCTGCCCGAACGGACACCAGTCGGGTTCCGACGACTGGTGCGAGGTCTGCGGTCACCGCATGGCCGGTGCCGTGCCGCCCCCTCCGCCGCCACCGCCTCCGGGCGGCGGCTACGGCTTCCCTCCGCCCGCCGGTCCGGGTGGACCCGGCGGGCCGGGCGGTGGTCCCGGTGGCGGTCCGGGCGGTCCCGGCGGCGAGCCGCAGCTCTGCCCGCAGTGCCGCACCCCGCGTGAGGGCGGTGCGCCGTTCTGCGAGGAGTGCCGGTGGAACTTCCTGACCAACACCGCCACCTCGTACACCCCGGCCGCCCCGCGCCCGCCGGCCTCCGGTGGCCCGGCGCCGCACTTCGGGCAGCCGCCCGCGGGTCCGTCGTACGGCGGTGGTGACTCGTACGACTACCAGGGCTCCCGCCCGTCCCAGGTGAACCGCCCCGCAGAACCGATCCCCCCGGGCCCGCCGCCCTTCGGCTCCGACCCGTCGGGCCGCGGTGGTCCCGGTGGTCCTGGCGGCCCCGCAGGCGGCCAGGCAGGTGACCGCGGCGGCCCCTTCGGTCCTGGGGGTCCCGACAGGCCCGGCGGCGCCGGTGGGCCTGGCGCGCCCGGTGGGCCTGGTGGGCCTGGTGGCTTCGGCGGCCCCGACGGACCCAGCCGTCCCGGCGGTTTCGGCGGCCCGGGCAACCCCGACGGGCCCGGCGGTGCCGGCGGCCCCAACGGTGGCGGCGGTTTCGGCGGGCCCGGCGGTCCGGGTGGCCCGGGTGGTCCCAACGGTCCGGGCGGACCTGGTGGTCCCAACGGCCCCGGCGGTCCCAACGGCCCCGGTGGTCCTGGCGGACCCGGCGGTTTCGGTGGGCCTGGCGGTCCCAACGGCCCCGGCAGCCCCAACGGGCCCGGTGGTCCCAACAGCCCCGGTGGTCCCGGTGGCTTCAACGGCCCGGGTGGCCCCGGCGGCCCCGGTGGTCCCAACAGCCCCGGTGGTCCCGGTGGCTTCAACGGCCCGGGTGGCCCCGGCGGTCCCGGTGGTCCGAACGGCCCCTCCGGCCCTCCGGCCCCGCCCGGTTTCGGCAGCGATCCCTCGCGTCCGGTCCCGCCTCCGCCCGGCCCCGTCGCGCCCCCGCCCGGTGGCGCCGGAGCGCCTGGTGGGCCCGGCGGTCCCGGTGGCGCTCCGCAGGGGTACCAGGCCGGTCCGCCGGCTCCGCCCGCCTTCCCGCAGGAGGCCAACCGCCCGCAGCAGGGCGGCCCGTCCTTCGGCGGGGACGACTGGGTGCTCTCCCCGCCGACGTCCGGTGCTCCCGGGGGCCCCGGCCAGGGGCCGGGCCAGGCCCAGGGCGGCGGCTACGGCTACCCGCAGCCCGGCGCCACCCAGGCCCCCCCGCCCGGCCAGGGCTTCCCGCAGCAGCCGCAGCGGCCCCAGCAGCCGACCACCTGGTCGGCGACGATCGGTCCGGACCGCGAGTACTTCATGGCGATGATGCAGCGCTCCGGCCCCGAGGCCGCGGGCCTGAACCTGCCCGCGTACTCGCCCGAGCAGCAGCGCACGCTCACCGGCAACCAGATCACCATCGGCCGCCGCAGGCACTCCACCGGCGACACCCCGGACATCGATCTGGCCGTGCCGCCGGAGGACCCGGGCGTCTCGCACCAGCACGCGGTGCTGGTGCAGCAGCCGGACGGCAGCTGGGCGGTCGTCGACCAGAACTCGACGAACGGCACGACGGTCAACGGCGGCGAGGAGCCGATCCAGCCCTTCGTGCCGGTGCCCCTCCAGGACGGCGACCGGGTGCACGTCGGCGCCTGGACGACGATCACGGTCCGCCGGGGATAG
- a CDS encoding vWA domain-containing protein yields the protein MANFSKSNVPQFAVDVYQNEYLPEGGREVNAIVTVTATGGGTVGSAVAAPHLYSPGQGPSAAVALMVDCSGSMDYPPTKMRNARDATSAAIDTLRDGVHFAVVGGTHVAKEVYPGGGRLAVADATTREQAKQALRRLSAGGGTAIGTWLRLADRLLATADVAIRHGILLTDGRNEHESPEDLRAALDACAGRFTCDARGVGTDWEVKEVTGIASALLGTADIVADPAGLAADFTRMMETAMGKEVADVALRLWTPVGTTVKFVKQVAPTVEELTARRTEAGPRAGDYPTGSWGDESRDYHFCVEVPAADLGREMLAARVSLVIPEPDGSVRNLGAQGLVRAVWTDDMTASTSINPQVAHYTGQAELAQAIQQGLDLRKAGDIDGATAKLGRAVQLAGVSGNADTAKLLAKVVDVVDAAAGTVRLKAKVEEADEMTLETRSTKTVRVKK from the coding sequence ATGGCCAATTTCTCGAAGTCGAACGTGCCGCAGTTCGCGGTGGACGTCTACCAGAACGAGTACCTGCCCGAGGGCGGCCGTGAGGTCAACGCCATCGTCACGGTCACCGCGACCGGCGGCGGCACGGTCGGGAGCGCGGTCGCCGCGCCCCACCTGTACTCGCCCGGCCAGGGGCCGTCCGCCGCCGTGGCGTTGATGGTCGACTGCTCGGGTTCCATGGACTACCCGCCGACCAAGATGCGCAACGCCCGCGACGCCACGTCCGCCGCGATCGACACCCTGCGCGACGGCGTGCACTTCGCCGTGGTCGGCGGCACCCACGTGGCCAAGGAGGTCTACCCGGGCGGCGGCCGGCTCGCGGTCGCGGACGCCACCACCCGGGAGCAGGCCAAGCAGGCGCTGCGCCGGCTGAGCGCGGGCGGCGGCACCGCCATCGGCACCTGGCTGCGGCTGGCCGACCGGCTGCTGGCCACCGCGGACGTCGCCATCCGGCACGGCATCCTGCTCACCGACGGCCGCAACGAGCACGAGTCGCCGGAGGACCTCAGGGCCGCGCTCGACGCCTGCGCCGGGCGTTTCACGTGCGACGCCCGGGGCGTGGGCACCGACTGGGAGGTGAAAGAAGTCACAGGGATCGCCTCCGCCCTGCTCGGCACCGCCGACATCGTCGCCGATCCGGCGGGACTGGCCGCCGACTTCACGCGGATGATGGAGACGGCCATGGGCAAGGAGGTCGCGGACGTCGCGCTGCGGCTGTGGACCCCGGTCGGCACCACGGTGAAGTTCGTCAAGCAGGTCGCCCCGACCGTCGAGGAGCTGACCGCCCGCCGCACCGAGGCGGGGCCGCGGGCCGGTGACTACCCCACCGGTTCCTGGGGCGACGAGTCCCGTGACTACCACTTCTGCGTCGAGGTACCGGCCGCGGACCTCGGCCGGGAGATGCTGGCCGCCCGCGTCTCCCTGGTCATCCCGGAGCCCGACGGCAGCGTCCGGAACCTCGGCGCGCAGGGCCTCGTACGGGCCGTGTGGACCGACGACATGACCGCCTCCACGTCGATCAACCCCCAAGTCGCCCACTACACCGGGCAGGCCGAACTGGCACAAGCCATCCAGCAAGGGCTCGATCTACGCAAAGCGGGAGACATCGACGGAGCAACGGCCAAACTGGGCCGTGCGGTTCAGCTCGCGGGAGTCTCCGGAAACGCGGATACGGCGAAACTGCTTGCGAAGGTGGTGGACGTGGTGGACGCGGCGGCAGGTACTGTGCGACTGAAAGCGAAGGTGGAGGAGGCCGACGAGATGACTCTCGAGACCCGGTCGACCAAGACCGTTCGTGTGAAGAAGTGA
- a CDS encoding methyltransferase domain-containing protein: protein MGGYEDLDSLAASARAELVREIELSGAWTADPVWREAFREVPRHLFVPYYYVGVRGGYERRWGEDPDPGARERWVRGAYADAPLATRMRDGELLSSSSQPSLMAMMLVELDVRDGDRVLEIGAGTGYNAALLAHRLGADDLVTTVDLDPEITESARRHLAAAGYHPAVVTGDGARGVPERAPYDRILATCALPSVPRAWPAQCRPGGRILTPLATGLVVLTVRDAEHAEGRFLHTPAYFVPLRGADRAAPETPSLGGVPRRAREDDLFRFLLSLSRGGLDPQEAYALWDREDAPRRERYGITVSGERAWAWLDDPEGPYAWPFA, encoded by the coding sequence ATGGGCGGGTACGAGGACCTGGACAGCCTCGCCGCCTCCGCGCGGGCGGAGCTGGTGCGGGAGATCGAGCTGAGCGGCGCCTGGACGGCCGACCCGGTGTGGCGGGAGGCGTTCCGGGAGGTCCCGCGCCACCTCTTCGTGCCGTACTACTACGTCGGCGTCCGGGGCGGCTACGAACGCCGGTGGGGCGAGGACCCCGACCCGGGCGCTCGCGAGCGCTGGGTGCGCGGCGCGTACGCCGACGCCCCGCTGGCGACGCGGATGCGCGACGGCGAGCTGCTCTCCTCCAGCAGCCAGCCCTCGCTGATGGCGATGATGCTGGTCGAGCTGGACGTGCGGGACGGCGACCGGGTCCTGGAGATCGGCGCCGGGACCGGCTACAACGCGGCCCTGCTCGCCCACCGGCTCGGCGCGGACGACCTGGTCACCACCGTCGACCTGGACCCCGAGATCACCGAGTCGGCCCGCCGGCACCTGGCCGCCGCCGGGTACCACCCGGCCGTCGTGACGGGCGACGGCGCCCGCGGCGTTCCGGAGCGTGCCCCCTACGACCGGATCCTCGCCACCTGCGCGCTGCCCTCGGTGCCGCGCGCCTGGCCGGCCCAGTGCCGTCCCGGCGGCCGGATCCTGACCCCGCTGGCCACCGGCCTCGTCGTCCTCACCGTCCGCGACGCCGAGCACGCCGAGGGGCGCTTCCTGCACACGCCCGCGTACTTCGTACCGTTGCGCGGCGCGGACCGCGCCGCGCCCGAGACACCGAGCCTGGGCGGCGTACCGCGCCGGGCCCGGGAGGACGACCTGTTCCGCTTCCTGCTGTCGCTGAGCCGGGGCGGGCTCGATCCGCAGGAGGCGTACGCGCTGTGGGACCGCGAGGACGCCCCGCGCCGCGAGCGCTACGGCATCACCGTCAGCGGCGAACGGGCCTGGGCGTGGCTGGACGACCCCGAGGGGCCGTACGCCTGGCCGTTCGCCTGA